The Vicinamibacteria bacterium genome contains the following window.
GGACATGGAGAAGCTGGCGGATCTCGGTGACGAAGACGCGGTGAGGGCGTCGCTTGCGCCTCTGATGGATGCGTACGGGGAGTGGATCGCTTCGCAGCGGATGATCGAAGTCGGGACGAAACGACGTTCCGAGGTTCGGGACGAGCTGATGGGCCGGGCGGAGGAGGCGAAGGCTCGTATTGCCGAAGGCACCGAGCTGCTGACGAAAGACCCGGACGCGCTCGAAGCGTTTCGTCTCGCGAATCGGGCAATGGCGATGGCGGCGCGGCGCCGGAATCCGGAGCGATACGGGGAAGGGAAGAACCCGAGCTGGCACCTCTTCCAGATCGCATTCCTTCTTCTGAACGTGGCGTCGATCGCGGATCCGAAGAACAAGTTTCGCGAGAACGTGGAGCTCATCTTCTTTCCCACCGGCGGAGGAAAGACGGAGGCCTACCTCGGGGTCATCGCCTTCACGCTTCTTCTGAGGCGGCTTCGTGGAGTGGCGCGCGCGGACGGGGGGCTCGGGGTTGCGGTGCTCCTCCGTTACACGCTCCGGCTCCTGACGCTCGACCAGCTCGGCCGGGCGGCGACGCTCATGTGCGCTCTCGAGGAGCTCCGCAAAGACCGCGTCGAAAGGCTCGGCGAGGTCCGTTTCTCTGTGGGACTCTGGGTGGGCCAGAGCGCGACCTCGAACACGATTTCCGAGGTCACGAGGTTGATCACGGAGTACAAGAACTCGTCCTCGAAGAGCGCGAGTTCGCCCTTTCCGCTCACGAGCTGTCCCTGGTGCGGGAAGGAGCTGACTAAGGACAGCCTGACCGTTCGGAAAGAAGACGCGGAGGTCATCGTGGGGTGCGTCGATTTTCGCTGCGCGTTCTCGGCGGCCCAGAACCGCGACGGCCTCCCCGTGCTATTCGTGGACGAGCAGGTCTATCGCGAGCTTCCCGGCTTCCTGGTGGCCACGGTCGACAAGTTCGCGATGCTCCCCTGGCGCGGCGAGACGGGGATGCTCTTCGGCCGGGCCCTCGCGCACGAGGGGCGGCGCTTTTTCGGGCCTCTCGACAAGAGGCTTCCGAAATCGGCCCAAGCCCTTCCCGACGGGCTGAGGCCTCCGGAGCTCATCGTCCAGGACGAGCTTCACCTCATCTCGGGTCCTCTGGGAACGATGGCCGGGCTCTATGAGACGGCCATCGAGACGCTCTCGAGCGCGACGGACGAAACCGGCGAGGTGGTGCGGCCGAAGGTGATCGCGTCGACCGCCACCGTCCGACGGGCGAGCGTCCAGGTTCGGGCGCTTTTCGGGCGGCACGAGCTTTCCATCTTTCCTCCGCCGGGGGTGGAGGACTCGGAGACGTTCTTCGCGCGCGTGGACCGCGAATCGCCGGGTCGTCTCTACGTCGGGGTCGCGGCGACGGGCCGCTCGATGAAGGCGATCCTGCTCCGCACCTACGTCTCTCTTCTGGCCGCGGCGAACAAGTCCTACGACCCCGAGGGCCCGGAGGATCAGACGGCGGATGCCTACATGACGCTCGCGGGCTACTTCAATAGCTTGCGAGAGCTCGGCGGGATGAGGCGTCTCGTCGAGGACGACGTGCGCAC
Protein-coding sequences here:
- the drmA gene encoding DISARM system helicase DrmA, whose translation is PKAIVAGITVPETSGVVLRGKLGPAEGHGLPQGTRALSLFVVNERSPGERGRKDEQFLFQVALELYFEAGFVPRPNRRGETSSDWDDRVSDLQFRDRFEYAVGHGVSVEVPEQVDLVRRVRTSWIPRSEVRRVVTREEKAVVTDMEKLADLGDEDAVRASLAPLMDAYGEWIASQRMIEVGTKRRSEVRDELMGRAEEAKARIAEGTELLTKDPDALEAFRLANRAMAMAARRRNPERYGEGKNPSWHLFQIAFLLLNVASIADPKNKFRENVELIFFPTGGGKTEAYLGVIAFTLLLRRLRGVARADGGLGVAVLLRYTLRLLTLDQLGRAATLMCALEELRKDRVERLGEVRFSVGLWVGQSATSNTISEVTRLITEYKNSSSKSASSPFPLTSCPWCGKELTKDSLTVRKEDAEVIVGCVDFRCAFSAAQNRDGLPVLFVDEQVYRELPGFLVATVDKFAMLPWRGETGMLFGRALAHEGRRFFGPLDKRLPKSAQALPDGLRPPELIVQDELHLISGPLGTMAGLYETAIETLSSATDETGEVVRPKVIASTATVRRASVQVRALFGRHELSIFPPPGVEDSETFFARVDRESPGRLYVGVAATGRSMKAILLRTYVSLLAAANKSYDPEGPEDQTADAYMTLAGYFNSLRELGGMRRLVEDDVRTRCALAEDKKPVDFSGAHPWFRNRLVQMEPVELTSRESTGKITESKSRLAKPYRSESHVDVLLASNMISVGVDIDRLGLMVVAGQPKTTSEYIQASSRVGRQTKWPGLVVTCFNVHKPRDRSHYERFAAYHESFYRFVEATSLTPFSGPALDRGLAGTLVAMTRLGDRDLTRPASAMVLSDHRDSGDRAAEAVAERAGRHTKLTTAEHEKLVERIRGRAQNLLDAWGSLAEQARHAATNLAYSRFDREKDAGTPLLHTADDVIPAPGSDEAKFIAPTSMRDVEPSVHLWIERKRLGALGVKS